TGATCGTGCCACGCTTTTTCTCCTCCACATAGGACAAAATCGTATCTACCGATTCCTCTTTGGCATCCAGGATAAATCCGCAGGTATTGATGATTACCACATCTGCGTTTGCTTCATAGGTATTATGAAGCACCTGGTAACCTGAGGCACGGAACTGTGCGAGCAGGTGTTCGGAATCGACCAGGTTTTTGGAGCAACCCAGTGTAAGAATATGGACAGTCATTCGTGGCTGAATAAGCTGTCCACAAATTCATTACGGTCAAAAATCTGAAGATCTTCCAGTTTTTCGCCAATACCGATATACTTCACCGGGATATGGAACTGGTCAGAAATACCCAGCACCACCCCTCCTTTGGCAGTTCCATCCAGTTTCGTAAGAGCCAGTGCATTCACCTCTGTGGCTATGGTAAACTGCTTCGCCTGTTCAAAGGCGTTCTGTCCTGTCGATCCATCCAGAATTAAGAGGATCTCATGGGGTGCCTCCGGGATCACCTTCTGCATAACACGCCTGATCTTACTGAGTTCATTCATCAGGTTCACCTTATTGTGTAAGCGGCCTGCAGTATCAATGATAACCACATCAGCATTCCCGGACACCGCAGAAGAAAGGGTGTCGAAGGCCACCGAAGCGGGGTCCGAACCCATTGGCTGCTTCACGATATCAACCTCTACCCGTTCGGCCCATACAGAAAGTTGATCCACTGCTGCTGCCCGGAAGGTGTCGGCCGCTCCCAAAAGGACCTTCTTCCCTCCTTTCTTGAAATGATAGGCCAGTTTTCCAATGGTTGTGGTTTTTCCAACTCCATTCACTCCAACCACCATAATGACATAGGGAGAAGCAGGCAGGGGATCTTCGAAAGCGCTGACGACTCCGGAATTGTTTTCCTCCAGAAGAAGAACGATCTCCTCTTTTAAGATTGCATTTAACTCATTTACATTTAAAAACTTATCTACAGAAACCCGGGTTTCTATCCGTTCAATGATCCTCAGGGTGGTGTCCACCCCCACATCCGAAGTGATGAGTACCTCTTCCAGCTTATCCAGAACCTCATCGTCAACCCGGGATTTCCCAACAACAGCTCTGGACAGTTTCTTGAAAACACTCTCCTTGGTCTTCTCCAGTCCTCTATCAAGATTCTTCTTCTTTTCTGAAGTAAAAAGTCCCATACCGATTAAAAAAAAGCTTCCTTAAAATTAAGAAAGCTTTATGATTATATATGATTGACAATGATTAGTTACCAAAGAAATCTTTGATATGGTCATTGTGCACCATCTCTTCTTCGAAGATGTAAGCTCCGGATTTGGGGGAACGCACCATTTTGATGCACTTGGTGAAATTTCTTCCCTCTCCGCTCTGCAAACTTGCTACTACTTTCTTAGCCATTTTTCAGATCTTATTTGATTTCGCGATGAACAGTTACTTTTTTCAATATGGGATTGTACTTCTTCAGCTCAAGCCTGTCAGGGGTATTCTTCCTGTTCTTGGTTGAAATATACCGTGAAGTACCAGGCATTCCACTCTCTTTATGCTCAGTGCATTCGAGAATTACCTGTACCCTGTTTCCTTTACCTTTTTTAGCCATTTCCTAGTCTCTTAGTAAGATTTTAAAAATCCTTTCTTAACAGCGTCATCCAGAGTAGCTTTCAGACCGTTCTTATTGATGGTGCGAATTGCCTGAGCAGAAACGCGGAGACTTACATACCTGTCTTCTTCTTCAAGATAAAACTTCTTATCGAAGAGATTCGGCTGGAAGGTTCTTTTAGTCCTTCTCTTAGAGTGAGATACGTTGTTTCCCACCATCATCTTCTTACCTGTTATCTGACAAATTTTCGACATTTTTCCTTATAATTTCAGATCGATTCTTCTAACGAGGCGCAAAGTACGCAATTATTTATCAAATAATCAAACATTCCATTCAAAAAAAGCCCTTCATATACTTCAGCGAAAACCGAAGCTTTACCGGCTGGCTTTAAGATTGTCCAGAATTAAACGGCG
This window of the Bacteroidales bacterium genome carries:
- the ftsY gene encoding signal recognition particle-docking protein FtsY; this encodes MGLFTSEKKKNLDRGLEKTKESVFKKLSRAVVGKSRVDDEVLDKLEEVLITSDVGVDTTLRIIERIETRVSVDKFLNVNELNAILKEEIVLLLEENNSGVVSAFEDPLPASPYVIMVVGVNGVGKTTTIGKLAYHFKKGGKKVLLGAADTFRAAAVDQLSVWAERVEVDIVKQPMGSDPASVAFDTLSSAVSGNADVVIIDTAGRLHNKVNLMNELSKIRRVMQKVIPEAPHEILLILDGSTGQNAFEQAKQFTIATEVNALALTKLDGTAKGGVVLGISDQFHIPVKYIGIGEKLEDLQIFDRNEFVDSLFSHE
- the rpmG gene encoding 50S ribosomal protein L33, translated to MAKKGKGNRVQVILECTEHKESGMPGTSRYISTKNRKNTPDRLELKKYNPILKKVTVHREIK
- a CDS encoding DUF4295 domain-containing protein produces the protein MAKKVVASLQSGEGRNFTKCIKMVRSPKSGAYIFEEEMVHNDHIKDFFGN
- the rpmB gene encoding 50S ribosomal protein L28; translated protein: MSKICQITGKKMMVGNNVSHSKRRTKRTFQPNLFDKKFYLEEEDRYVSLRVSAQAIRTINKNGLKATLDDAVKKGFLKSY